A stretch of Palaemon carinicauda isolate YSFRI2023 chromosome 36, ASM3689809v2, whole genome shotgun sequence DNA encodes these proteins:
- the LOC137628446 gene encoding uncharacterized protein, producing MSGVSAILVLQAAAGLVINDKEAGETEYYVAPATYTRKDGKALPSTIIISQPLGLRTDPQKDSNADEGKKDEFTEGSFSLLSQSEESPGKGEISVNPNIQFYKIECSKGQSCTAIIPARTTTISPPSIPFTKLELKKYLSQFGLYNGFQYDDNFEASGSPERIKENEGTKFFNKHAGVSHHSVDRAYGTNNKNYWPGSEYRPGNQPSRGQVFKYQVSDPISDFPTQSPFPSFSTSRPMPGLPLRRPIEFPTQYPSFDSTTRSPVNHLPMRKPDIKWGEIRPLTHDKFHGHNTHELPSPLGYDDEGIRHPHRRPSPIRTTTRPTAYDGVWNRYGVSTVSQLDKQTGEWVKVSSSSTRLDHGLFSIPGDEKASSSGPLPPATHHTKASLTVLGISDREPLSAFGDSDVNKPHVVSVPSANPGSPPETIETDGGTPDELRRRLRLTRTH from the exons ATGTCGGGGGTGTCTGCCATCTTGGTACTCCAAGCTGCGGCAGGTCTGGTGATTAATGACAAGGAGGCCGGTGAGACAGAATATTACGTCGCTCCCGCAACTTACACCAGGAAAGATGGGAAGGCCCTCCCGAGCACCATCATAATCTCTCAGCCTCTGGGTCTCAGAACAGACCCTCAGAAAGACTCCAATGCTGACGAGGGAAAAAAAGACGAATTCACGGAAGGCTCGTTTTCTCTGCTGTCCCAGTCAGAGGAAAGTCCTGGCAAAGGCGAAATTAGCGTGAATCCTAACATCCAGTTCTATAAGATTGAATGCTCCAAAGGCCAGTCTTGCACGGCTATCATCCCAGCTAGAACCACGACTATCAGTCCGCCTTCTATACCGTTCACGAAGTTGGAGCTGAAGAAGTATCTCTCCCAATTTGGGCTCTACAATGGATTCCAGTACGATGACAATTTTGAAGCCAGTGGTAGCCCTGAGCGGATAAAAGAAAACGAGGGCACCAAGTTTTTCAACAAACATGCAGGCGTTAGTCACCACAGTGTTGATAGAGCCTATGGAACTAACAACAAAAATTACTGGCCTGGCTCTGAATACAGGCCAGGAAACCAGCCTTCAAGAGGTCAGGTGTTCAAATATCAAGTATCTGATCCAATTTCAGATTTCCCAACTCAAAGTCCTTTCCCAAGCTTTTCCACAAGCAGGCCAATGCCAGGGTTGCCATTAAGAAGGCCAATTGAATTTCCCACTCAATATCCTTCTTTTGACTCTACTACAAGAAGCCCTGTAAACCATCTGCCAATGAGAAAACCTGACATcaaatggggagagataaggccaTTGACCCATGATAAATTTCATGGCCATAATACCCATGAACTGCCTTCACCACTGGGCTATGATGATGAAGGTATCCGGCATCCACATAGACGACCCTCACCAATTAGGACCACTACACGGCCTACGGCATACGATGGAGTGTGGAACCGCTATGGTGTGTCAACTGTCTCACAACTAGATAAGCAAACCGGCGAATGGGTGAAGGTTTCATCAAGCAGTACTAGATTAGATCATGGTCTTTTCAGTATTCCTGGTGATGAAAAGGCCTCTTCTTCTGGTCCTTTGCCACCAGCCACTCATCACACAAAAGCCAGTCTAACAGTCCTTGGTATTAGTGACAGAGAGCCCCTCTCTGCATTTGGAGATTCTGATGTAAACAAGCCTCATGTGGTGTCAGTCCCAAGCGCCAACCCTGGTAGCCCTCCCGAGACGATTGAAACTGACGGCGG GACTCCAGATGAACTAAGAAGAAGATTACGTCTGACGAGGACTCACTAG